The genomic segment AGTCCAGAAATGAGTATAGGTTGATGCGAAGTTTATTCAGCTCTTTTTCCTGCTCTTGTGTAAAACCGTAGGTGAGCACGTGAATACCAATTTGAAAGTCTGGCACCATACAGCTGAATTCTGAGGCGGTAAGAACATCAACTCCAAGAGCCTTTTGCTCGAAACACGAACGGGCATTGTTATGGTTGGTTATGGTGTAGGCAGTGCAGCCATGATTGCTTAGCGTCTCAAGCAGATCTTTTGTGGGGAGCCATGTTTCTGGCACGTTTAGAATTCGACCCAACAGCTCGTCAGGAATGTCGCTGTTGTAGTCGTGGCAGTGCATATCCATTACAAGCACTTCATCTTCAGGAAATCTTAACTTTTGATTTGTTAGAAAACCTTCCAACTCATTCTTTAACTCAGCATGGAAAGTTAGTGGGTGTAACAGGGCTGTATTCATTAGGGCATTTTAGTGAATAATCACCCGCAATGATAGCACCTCTTACTTTAGTAAATGGAAAGTTGTTGTTAATAAATCTTTAATTACCAGCGAATGTATAGTGCCTGAATATTAACGAATTGTGAAGTTTGTGTCTATGGTTATGGGTTTGTATAGGATCGGTTAAACAACCTTGGCTATTCCACAATCAATTCCTCCTTGCGCTTTTCTCTCCTAGCCCAAAGGTCGATGGCAACAATGGCAACAAGCATCATTATGGTGCAAACCAGCGAACCCTCGAAGCCAAATTCGCCACCGTTTATTAGGGTAGAACCGCTCTCCTGCAAGGTGAAGATTCCGCTGGTAGTAGTTCCGCTAACGTGGTATCCCCAAACGGGTCCCTGAAAGTAGTTCCAGGTAAGGTGAATGCCAATTGAGAACCAAAGGTTTTTAAAATGGATGTAGTAAACGCCAAGCAGTATTCCAGCAATGAGTAGGTTTATCATGGCAATCCATGACATGTTGGGGTTTAAACCATGCAGCCCGGCAAACACAATAGCCGAAATAAGCAGTGCCCAATATTTTCCTGTCGACTCCATGAGCGCTCGGAGCAGGTAACCTCGAGCAAATGTCTCCTCATTCACCGCGACCATGGCAAAGAGAACAATCCATAGAAGTTGAGAAACTGGTATAAAGTGAACATCCTGAATGGTAATTGCCCCAAGGAGTATCAGAATGCCAGATCCTAGGCTAATAAATACAAAACCGCCGAGTAATCCAAAGGCTAAGTGCGACCACCTTTTTCGAAGGCGAAAGCCTAGGTCAACGAATTTAGTTTTGTCGATATATTTGATAAAAATAGCAGCTATCCCTAGCGTAGTAGCCAACTGGATGGTATAGGTAATGAATGTCATCCAGAACACAAAGCTGTCATTTTGCTCAATACCATATTTTGCTCGAAAATACATGACTGGCGCCGTTACCAATACCTGTGTAACTATCCAAGCCACGAAGAATAGAAGCGCTTTTAGCCAACCTTTCATCTCTGTCTTATTTTTAGTTAAGTCCTAATATTATGGGTGGTTTCTCCATGTTTTCAACTGCCGTATTTTCTGTCTTGTTTTTGATAATAGAATCGCTGAGTTGAAACGAATAGAGGTGTTAGGATCGTTTATTTATCTCCTCCTGAACCTTGGAGGCTTTTTCGTAGTCCTCGTTATTGATGGCTTCCTTAAGCAGTGCTTCCAACTCAGGCAGCGTGAGATTCCTATACATCTCTGATTCCTCATCGTCAGGATTATGGGTGGGTACCGGTTGGGACATCTTTGTGGAGGCTTCTTCTTCTGGATCTAATACTATTCCTGCTTTTTCGATAATTGCGTCTGTAGTAAAAATGGGGCACTTAAAGCGTAATGCCAGCGCTATGGCATCGGAGGTTCTGGCATCAATGGTCAGCTCCTTGTCGCCATCGAAGCAGAGAAGATTGGAGTAGAAAACTCCTTCCTCCAACTTGTAAATATTTACCTCCAGCAGCTCAATACCAAAGGTGCGAGCAAAGTTCAGAAAGAGATCATGAGTTAGTGGTCGAGGAGGAACTAGATCTTCAAGTTGTATGGCGATAGCTTGTGCTTCAAACCCACCAATTATTATTGGTATTCTTCTTGTACCGTTTTCCTCACTAAGCACAAGAGCATAAGCTCCGGATTGAGTCTGGCTGTACGAAATTCCAAGAACGTTCAGCTTAATTTTACCCATTCTAATCTAACTTCTGGTTTTACATGTATGAGGCGATTACAAACCTAGTTCAAAATTGTGGTTCCTCAAAGGTTACCGCTTTTTTTTTGAAAAAGAGGTTCTATGTTTGCTGAATTTGCGTTAT from the Williamwhitmania sp. genome contains:
- a CDS encoding CPBP family intramembrane glutamic endopeptidase, with the protein product MKGWLKALLFFVAWIVTQVLVTAPVMYFRAKYGIEQNDSFVFWMTFITYTIQLATTLGIAAIFIKYIDKTKFVDLGFRLRKRWSHLAFGLLGGFVFISLGSGILILLGAITIQDVHFIPVSQLLWIVLFAMVAVNEETFARGYLLRALMESTGKYWALLISAIVFAGLHGLNPNMSWIAMINLLIAGILLGVYYIHFKNLWFSIGIHLTWNYFQGPVWGYHVSGTTTSGIFTLQESGSTLINGGEFGFEGSLVCTIMMLVAIVAIDLWARREKRKEELIVE
- a CDS encoding bifunctional nuclease family protein, with the protein product MGKIKLNVLGISYSQTQSGAYALVLSEENGTRRIPIIIGGFEAQAIAIQLEDLVPPRPLTHDLFLNFARTFGIELLEVNIYKLEEGVFYSNLLCFDGDKELTIDARTSDAIALALRFKCPIFTTDAIIEKAGIVLDPEEEASTKMSQPVPTHNPDDEESEMYRNLTLPELEALLKEAINNEDYEKASKVQEEINKRS